From Sceloporus undulatus isolate JIND9_A2432 ecotype Alabama chromosome 6, SceUnd_v1.1, whole genome shotgun sequence, one genomic window encodes:
- the LOC121934055 gene encoding uncharacterized protein LOC121934055 codes for MAAGGRSSIDYVLSSPVLMNLITAFEVCHRIESDHMPLVVSMVLPKLATPSSINPETFVNYERLKRIHWNSRTIEAVSEIFKEACALTVINDLANSTTIENALVNYGKIISIVSNKTATYINPTRGRNSWFDKSCLIEKKNLRQIFQLALNSPEENFRPYLKARVEFYKYIEDKKKAFYQQNWADLDRDLNSNDTKTFWIAVRRHLNNNLKLSSPGIQPQIWVSYFTNKMQTKSIDNIVVIANPSIIWSPVSPDEVYQLILKLKSAKSPGYDTITAEVLKHCPELWSKALANLFTLVNNTGVIPTSWKDSIIIPIFKKRR; via the exons ATGGCTGCAGGAGGGAGAAGCTCTATTGACTATGTTTTATCCAGTCCAGTCCTGATGAATCTGATTACAGCTTTTGAGGTCTGCCATAGAATAGAAAGTGATCATATGCCACTAGTAGTCTCTATGGTATTACCCAAATTAGCTACTCCATCTTCCATAAATCCTGAGACATTTGTTAATTACGAAAGATTAAAACGAATTCATTGGAACTCTAGAACAATAGAGGCAGTCAGTGAAATCTTTAAAGAAGCCTGTGCCTTAACGGTAATAAATGACCTAGCTAATAGTACTACAATAGAAAATGCACTGGTAAATTATGGGAAAATAATATCTATTGTGAGTAATAAAACAGCTACTTATATAAATCCAACTAGAGGGAGGAATTCGTGGTTTGATAAAAGTTGTCTTATAGAGAAAAAGAACCTTAGACAAATTTTCCAACTTGCTTTAAATAGCCCTGAGGAAAATTTCAGACCTTACCTAAAGGCCCGGGTAGAATTCTATAAGTATATCGAAgataaaaagaaagctttttatcAGCAAAATTGGGCCGATCTAG ATAGAGATCTGAATTCAAATGATACCAAAACATTCTGGATAGCAGTAAGGAGGCACTTGAATAATAACCTAAAATTATCTAGTCCTGGCATTCAGCCCCAAATATGGGTATCGTATTTTACTaataagatgcaaactaaatcaaTTGATAATATTGTCGTGATTGCAAACCCCTCTATTATTTGGAGTCCTGTTTCACCAGATGAAGTATATCAACTAATTCTTAAACTAAAATCTGCTAAATCGCCGGGTTATGATACTATTACGGCAGAGGTTTTGAAACATTGTCCAGAATTATGGTCCAAAGCTTTGGCAAATTTATTCACCCTGGTAAACAACACGGGGGTGATTCCAACAAGCTGGAAGGATTCAATAATTAttcctatctttaaaaaaaggcGATAA